In Arachis stenosperma cultivar V10309 chromosome 1, arast.V10309.gnm1.PFL2, whole genome shotgun sequence, one DNA window encodes the following:
- the LOC130968139 gene encoding nucleobase-ascorbate transporter 6-like, whose product MAGGGGGGGAPAPKADEPQPHPPKDQLPNISYCITSPPPWPEAILLGFQHYLVMLGTTVLIPTALVPQMGGGNDEKARVIQTLLFVAGINTLLQTLFGTRLPAVIGGSYTYVPTTISIILSGRFSDEPDPIEKFKRIMRATQGALIVASTLQIVLGFSGLWRNVARFLSPLSAAPLVALVGFGLYELGFPGVAKCIEIGLPQLILLVFVSQFVPHVLKGGKHVFDRFAVIITVAIVWLYAFLLTVGGAYNHAAPKTQSTCRTDRSGLIEAAPWIRVPYPFQWGAPSFDAGEAFAMMMASFVALVESSGAFIAVYRYASATPMPPSILSRGIGWQGVGILLSGLWGTGNGSSVSVENAGLLALTRVGSRRVVQISAGFMIFFSILGKFGAVFASIPPPIVAALYCLFFAYVGAGGLSFLQFCNLNSFRTKFVLGFSIFLGLSIPQYFNEYTAIYGYGPVHTGARWFNDIINVPFQSKAFVAGVVAYFLDNTLHKDPTIRKDRGKHWWDKYRSFKGDTRSEEFYSLPFNLNKYFPSV is encoded by the exons ATGGCAGGAGGTGGAGGAGGGGGAGGAGCACCTGCACCAAAGGCAGATGAGCCACAGCCACATCCACCCAAGGATCAGCTTCCTAACATCTCTTACTGCATTACCAGTCCTCCTCCATGGC CTGAGGCTATACTTCTGGGTTTTCAGCATTATCTTGTGATGCTTGGTACAACTGTGCTAATCCCCACTGCTCTTGTTCCCCAGATGGGAGGTGGCAAT GATGAGAAGGCAAGAGTTATTCAAACACTGCTCTTTGTAGCTGGAATCAACACATTGCTGCAAACATTGTTTGGAACTCGATTGCCTGCAGTAATTGGTGGCTCTTATACCTATGTTCCAACAACAATCTCAATTATTCTCTCTGGTCGATTCAGTGATGAACCAGATCCTATAGAG AAATTCAAGAGGATAATGCGGGCTACTCAGGGTGCTCTTATTGTTGCTTCAACTCTTCAAATAGTACTAGGCTTTAGTGGCCTCTGGCGTAATGTTGCAAG GTTCTTAAGCCCTCTTTCAGCAGCTCCTTTGGTCGCACTTGTTGGTTTCGGGCTATACGAGCTAGGCTTTCCTGGG GTTGCTAAATGTATAGAAATTGGATTGCCGCAGCTTATATTGCTAGTTTTTGTGTCGCAG TTTGTACCTCATGTGCTCAAAGGTGGAAAGCATGTCTTTGACCGTTTTGCTGTGATAATTACGGTTGCAATTGTATGGTTATATGCATTTCTGCTCACTGTCGGAGGGGCCTATAACCACGCCGCACCCAAAACACAATCAACCTGTCGTACTGATCGTTCTGGCCTAATAGAAGCTGCTCCATG GATACGGGTCCCTTACCCTTTTCAATGGGGAGCACCTTCATTTGATGCAGGTGAAGCCTTTGCCATGATGATGGCATCCTTTGTTGCTCTTGTAGAG TCCAGTGGAGCTTTCATTGCTGTTTACCGGTATGCAAGTGCAACACCAATGCCACCATCTATTCTCAGCCGGGGTATTGGTTGGCAG GGAGTTGGCATTCTGTTATCAGGATTGTGGGGAACTGGCAACGGATCATCCGTATCTGT AGAAAATGCTGGTCTTTTGGCTTTGACTCGTGTTGGCAGTCGGAGAGTTGTGCAAATATCTGCAGGGTTTatgattttcttttcaattcttG GTAAATTTGGAGCAGTTTTCGCTTCCATCCCACCTCCAATTGTTGCTGCCTTGTATTGCTTGTTCTTCGCTTATGTTG GTGCTGGAGGCCTTAGTTTTCTTCAATTTTGCAACCTCAACAGTTTCAGGACTAAGTTTGTATTAGGTTTCTCCATCTTCCTTGGCTTGTCCATTCCGCAGTACTTCAACGAGTACACGGCAATCTATGGTTACGGTCCAGTCCACACCGGCGCAAGATGG TTCAATGACATAATCAATGTTCCATTCCAGTCAAAAGCATTTGTTGCCGGTGTCGTCGCGTATTTCTTGGACAACACACTACATAAGGACCCAACCATTAGGAAGGACAGAGGAAAACATTGGTGGGACAAGTACAGGTCCTTCAAGGGTGATACAAGAAGTGAAGAGTTCTATTCACTGCCTTTCAATCTCAACAAGTACTTCCCTTCTGTGTAA